A stretch of DNA from Roseovarius faecimaris:
TTGTCCGCGCCCTTCAGACCCAGCATGGCGCGTGCCTCGCCAGGGGTCGCAACCGAGTGCCCCATCCCTTCGATGATATCGCGAATTTGCATGACCTGCTCGGCGTTGGAGTGGGCCATCACCCCGCGCGAGATCATCAGGTTGTCCTCAAGTCCGACACGGACATGACCGCCCAGCTCTGCCGCGCGCGCGGCCATGGGGATCTGCTGACGCCCGGCAGCCAGCACCGAGAACATGTAATCCTCACCGAACAACTTGTCCGCCAGCGTGATGAGGTGATCCAGCGTGTCCGCGTCGGGGCCCATGCCACCGAGTACGCCGAACACGAACTGGATAAAGAAAGGAGCCTGCACCATGTCACGCTCCACGAAATGCTTCAGCATGTAGAGGTGGCTGATGTCATAGCATTCGAACTCGAACTTCGCGCCGCGCTCTTTTCCCATCCGGGTCATGATACCCGCAATGTCGCGCGGGGTATTCTTGAACACCAGATCGTCGGTGCCGCGCAAGAACGGCTCTTCCCAGTCAAAGAGCCAGTCGCGCGGTTTGTCGGCCATGGGATAAAGCGCGAAATTCATGCTGCCCATGTTGAGCGAACACATCTCCGGACAGAACCTCAGCGCCGCCTTCAGCCGGTCATCAAGGCTCATGACGGCACTGCCACCGGTGGAGAGATTGATCACCGCGTCGCATTCCGCTGCGATATGCGGCAGGAACTGCGCGAAATGGGCCGGGTCCGCCGAAGGGCGGCCATCGTTCGGGTCGCGCGCATGCAGATGCAGGATCGCGGCCCCTGCTCTGGCTGCATCGACCGACTGTTTCGCAATATCGGATGGCTTCCAGGGCAAGTGGGGCGACATCGACGGCGTGTGGATCGAACCGGTGATCGCGCAGGTGATGATCGTCTTGCTCATCGGGTCCTCACGCCGTCCGGAACAGGTCGGACGGAACCTCCGCCATGAATTGCGACAGGGACTGATCGAGCAAACCGATCAACTCGTCCAATTGCGGCTCGTTCACAATCATCGGCGGGCAGACGAGGAAGTGATCCCCCGACAGCCCCCCGCGCGTACGCCGCGAATAGATGATCAAGCCGTTCTGATAGGCGATCTCGACCAGCCGGTCGAAGGCATTGAACTCAACCGGCAACGGGGTCTTGCTGCGCCGGTCCGCCATCAACTCAAACGCCAGCAAAAGCCCCTCGCCACGGACATCGCCGATCATCGGATATTTCTGCATCAGATCGCTCAGCCGCGATTTCAAATGCGCACCCATGCGGCATGTGTTGGCCATCAGGCCGTTCTCCTCGATCTCGTCGATCACAGCGAGCCCGGCCGCGCAGGCCAGCGGATTGCCCGCATAGGTATGGCCATGGATGAATCCGCCCGCGTCCAGAACCGCCTCCACCATGTCATCGCGGGCGATCACTGCACCCAAGGGGACATAGCCGCCGCCGAAGCCTTTGGAGAGGCAGATCAGATCGGGGGCTACGTCCCAATGCTCGGCCGCGAAAAAGCGCCCGGTGCGACCGCCCCCCGTCATCACTTCGTCATGAATGAGCAGGACGCCGTAATGGTCGCAAATCTGGCGGATGCGCTGCATGTAACCTGCGGGCGAGACCAGCGCACCTGTGGATGCACCGCCGATCGGCTCGACGATGAAGGCCAGCACGGTCTGCGGCCCCTCTTCCAGGATCTTGTCCTCGAGCATCTGCGCGTAATGCGCTCCTGTGGCGGGGTCGTCGGGATCCAGCCCGTCGAGATAGGCCCGCGGCGCCGGAATCTTGGGCATTGCCCGCATCATCGGATCAAAAGGGGCGGTCATCGGAGCATAGCCGGTGACGGACAGCGCCCCGAGGGTCGCCCCATGATAGGAGGGCATCCGCGATATGACCTTGTAGCGCTGCGCCTGGCCTCGTGTCAGCGCGTATTGCCGCGCCAGTTTCATGGCACTTTCGGTGGCTTCTGACCCGCCAGAGACAAAAAACACCCGGTTCAGCCCCTCGGGCGCCAGCCCCGCGGCCCGCTCGGCCAACGCCTCGGAGGCTTCGGTCTGGAAATGCAGGCGATAGCCGAAGGTCGACTTTTCCATCTGCGTCTTCATCGCGGCCAGAACACGCGGGTTCGAATGTCCGATATTGCTGACCATCGCGCCGGAAGACCCGTCGATATAGCGCTTGCCGGTCACGTCCCACATGTAGATGCCGTCGGCACGGTCCAGTTGCGGCCGTTCCAGCCGGGTCTGATAAAAGAGGCGGCTCATGTCGCGCGCTCCACCGGCAAAGCCGCGCAGGCATCCGTGTTTAGCGCCAGCGCCACGGTCTCGCCCTCGGCAAAGGGTTTGCCCTGGATCATGTTCATGGCTTGCATCCGCGTCTCGCCAACGCGCAGGAAGTAACGCGCCAGTTGCCCCTGATAGTCGACGGCTTCGACCACCGCCTCGACGCCCTCGCCGCCTTGCGGGGCCAATGTCAGCTTTTCTGCGCGCACCATCAGTTTGGCAGTCGGCTCGTCCCCCAGCGTCGCAGCATGAGAGAGCGGCACCGGGGTCGTGCCGAACTCTGCTGTTTCCAGCACCACATGGGTGGCATCGCGTGCCGTGACGCGCGCCTCCAACAAGTTTGACGCGCCCAGAAAGGCGGCCACAAACTCGGAAGCAGGCGTATTATAGACATCTTCGGGGGTGCCGATCTGTTCGATCCTGCCTGCGCTCATCACGATGATCTTGTCGGACATGGCCAGCGCTTCAGACTGATCGTGGGTCACGAAAATCGATGTGACGCCGATCCGGTCTTGAATGGTTTTCAACTCCACCCGCATCTCTTCGCGCAGATTGGCGTCGAGCGCCGATAGCGGTTCATCCAGGAGCAGAACGTCGGGTTCGATGACAATGGCCCGGGCCAATGCGATGCGTTGCTGCTGACCACCGGAAAGCTGCGTTGGATAACGGTCTTCGACGCCAGGCAGGCGCACAATGTCGAGCGCATCAGACACTTTCCTGGCGATATCGGACTTGGGCACATCGCGGTATTTCAGGCCAAAGGCGATATTCTCGGCAATGGTGCGATGCGGGAACAACGCGTAATTCTGAAACACCAGCCCTAGATTGCGCTTGTGAATAGGCACATCGTTGATGCGTGTGTCTCCGATCAGGATGTCGCCGCTGCTCGGCGCCTCAAGGCCGGAGATCATGCGTAGGATCGTCGTCTTGCCACAGCCAGAGGGGCCAAGCAACGTGGTGAAAGACCCTTCCTCAAATACCACATCCGCGCCTTGCACGGCGACAACCGATCCAAAGCTCTTGCGTACTGTTTTTAATTCAACCCGCGCCATTTGTGTCGTCAGTTTCCTTTGGGGTGTATGCGGGCCGCCCATCGGCGGCCCGCTTCAGAGACTGTGGGTTCAACCGCCCTTCTGGACACGGTTCCACTGTTTGCCCTGCTCTTTCTCATGCGGATTCCACGCGGCAGGGTCGCGGAAGACCAGCCCTTCGAGCTTGCCGGTCGGATCGAAGGCCGGCAGGTTCTTGACCTCTTCTGGCATGTCCACTTTCGTCGGGTCGAGCGACGGCGGATATTTTTGCCCGACGGCCACGGCGATGGCGGTCTCGGGTGCCAGCATGAAGTTCAGAAGCGCTTCGGCCTCTTCCATGGGCGAGCCTTTCATGACGAACATGGTTTCCATCCAGGCCAGACCGTTGGGCGGGTCCATATAGGCGATCGGATGCCCCTGGGCCTGAAGGGCTGCAACCCGGCCCGACCAGGCCTCGGTCACGTAGATCTCTCCCTTGGCCAGCAAGTCCATCAACTCGGCCCCCGAGGACCAGTATTTGAGCACGAGAT
This window harbors:
- a CDS encoding 3-keto-5-aminohexanoate cleavage protein yields the protein MSKTIITCAITGSIHTPSMSPHLPWKPSDIAKQSVDAARAGAAILHLHARDPNDGRPSADPAHFAQFLPHIAAECDAVINLSTGGSAVMSLDDRLKAALRFCPEMCSLNMGSMNFALYPMADKPRDWLFDWEEPFLRGTDDLVFKNTPRDIAGIMTRMGKERGAKFEFECYDISHLYMLKHFVERDMVQAPFFIQFVFGVLGGMGPDADTLDHLITLADKLFGEDYMFSVLAAGRQQIPMAARAAELGGHVRVGLEDNLMISRGVMAHSNAEQVMQIRDIIEGMGHSVATPGEARAMLGLKGADKVAAV
- a CDS encoding ABC transporter ATP-binding protein, with protein sequence MARVELKTVRKSFGSVVAVQGADVVFEEGSFTTLLGPSGCGKTTILRMISGLEAPSSGDILIGDTRINDVPIHKRNLGLVFQNYALFPHRTIAENIAFGLKYRDVPKSDIARKVSDALDIVRLPGVEDRYPTQLSGGQQQRIALARAIVIEPDVLLLDEPLSALDANLREEMRVELKTIQDRIGVTSIFVTHDQSEALAMSDKIIVMSAGRIEQIGTPEDVYNTPASEFVAAFLGASNLLEARVTARDATHVVLETAEFGTTPVPLSHAATLGDEPTAKLMVRAEKLTLAPQGGEGVEAVVEAVDYQGQLARYFLRVGETRMQAMNMIQGKPFAEGETVALALNTDACAALPVERAT
- a CDS encoding aspartate aminotransferase family protein; translation: MSRLFYQTRLERPQLDRADGIYMWDVTGKRYIDGSSGAMVSNIGHSNPRVLAAMKTQMEKSTFGYRLHFQTEASEALAERAAGLAPEGLNRVFFVSGGSEATESAMKLARQYALTRGQAQRYKVISRMPSYHGATLGALSVTGYAPMTAPFDPMMRAMPKIPAPRAYLDGLDPDDPATGAHYAQMLEDKILEEGPQTVLAFIVEPIGGASTGALVSPAGYMQRIRQICDHYGVLLIHDEVMTGGGRTGRFFAAEHWDVAPDLICLSKGFGGGYVPLGAVIARDDMVEAVLDAGGFIHGHTYAGNPLACAAGLAVIDEIEENGLMANTCRMGAHLKSRLSDLMQKYPMIGDVRGEGLLLAFELMADRRSKTPLPVEFNAFDRLVEIAYQNGLIIYSRRTRGGLSGDHFLVCPPMIVNEPQLDELIGLLDQSLSQFMAEVPSDLFRTA